The Panicum virgatum strain AP13 chromosome 5K, P.virgatum_v5, whole genome shotgun sequence genome has a window encoding:
- the LOC120708692 gene encoding coronatine-insensitive protein homolog 1a → MGGEVPEPRRLSRALSFDGGGGVPEEALHLVFGYVDDPRDREAASLVCRRWHRIDALSRKHVTVGFCYAVEPARLLARFPRLESLALKGKPRAAMYGLIPEDWGAYAAPWLAQLAAPLECLKAIHLRRMTVTDEDVAVLVRARGHMLQVLKLDKCSDFSTDALRLIARSCRSLRTLFLEECIIDDKGSEWLHELAVNNSVLVTLNFYMTELKVEPSDLELLAKNCKSLLSLKISDCDLSDLIGFLQTSKALQEFAGGSFSEVGEYTKYEKVKFPPRLCFLGGLTFMGKNEMPIIFPFSATLKKLDLQYTLLTTEDHCQIIAKCPNLLVLEVRNVIGDRGLEVVADTCKKLRRLRIERGEDDPGQEEQGGVSQIGLTAVAVGCRELEYIAAYVSDITNGALESIGTFCKNLYDFRIVLLDQQKEITDLPLDNGVRALLRNCTKLRRFAFYLRPGGLSDVGLGYIGQYSGNIQYMLLGNVGESDNGLIQFAMGCTNLRKLELRSCCFSERALAVAVLQMPSLRYIWVQGYRASPTGQDLLLMARPFWNIEFAPPSPENVYRMMADGQPCVDNQAQVLAYYSLAGRRPDCPQWLVTLHPA, encoded by the exons ATGGGCGGCGAGGTGCCGGAGCCGCGCCGGCTGAGCCGCGCGCTCAgcttcgacggcggcggcggcgtccccgaGGAGGCGCTGCACCTCGTGTTCGGCTACGTGGACGACCCGCGCGACCGGGAGGCCGCCTCGCTCGTGTGCCGCCGCTGGCACCGCATCGACGCGCTCTCGCGCAAGCACGTCACCGTCGGCTTCTGCTACGCCGTGGAGCCCGCGCGGCTGCTGGCCAGGTTCCCGCGCCTCGAGTCGCTCGCGCTCAAGGGGAAGCCCCGCGCCGCCATGTACGGGCTCATACCCGAGGACTGGGGCGCCTACGCCGCGCCCTGGCTCGcccagctcgccgcgccgctcgagTGCCTCAAGGCGATCCACCTGCGCCGCATGaccgtcaccgacgaggacgtcgccgTGCTCGTCCGCGCGCGCGGCCACATGCTGCAGGTGCTCAAGCTCGACAAGTGCTCCGACTTCTCGACGGACGCCCTTCGCCTCATCGCCCGCTCTTGCAG ATCTTTGAGAACTTTATTCCTGGAAGAATGCATAATTGACGATAAGGGCAGTGAGTGGCTCCATGAACTGGCTGTCAACAACTCTGTTCTTGTGACACTAAACTTCTACATGACTGAGCTCAAAGTGGAGCCATCAGATCTGGAGCTTCTTGCAAAGAACTGTAAATCACTGCTTTCTTTGAAGATTAGTGATTGCGATCTTTCGGATCTGATCGGTTTTCTGCAAACCTCCAAAGCATTACAAGAATTTGCTGGAGGATCATTTTCTGAAGTAGGAGAGTACACCAAGTATGAAAAGGTTAAATTCCCACCCAGACTATGCTTCTTGGGGGGACTTACCTTCATGGGTAAAAATGAGATGCCTAttatctttcctttttctgcgACACTGAAGAAACTGGATTTGCAGTACACTTTGCTCACCACTGAAGATCATTGCCAGATTATTGCTAAATGCCCCAACCTACTGGTTCTTGAG GTGAGGAATGTGATTGGGGACAGAGGACTAGAAGTTGTTGCTGATACGTGCAAGAAGCTTCGAAGACTACGAATTGAGCGGGGTGAGGATGATCCAGGTCAAGAAGAGCAAGGAGGAGTCTCTCAGATAGGCTTGACAGCGGTAGCTGTTGGTTGCCGTGAACTGGAGTACATAGCTGCCTATGTATCTGATATCACCAACGGAGCCCTGGAATCCATTGGGACTTTCTGCAAGAATCTCTATGACTTCCGGATTGTTCTACTTGACCAGCAGAAGGAAATAACAGACCTACCGCTTGACAATGGTGTCCGTGCTCTGTTGAGGAACTGCACCAAGCTCCGGAGGTTTGCCTTCTACCTGAGACCGGGAGGGCTTTCTGATGTAGGCCTTGGCTACATTGGTCAGTACAGTGGAAACATCCAGTACATGCTGCTAGGCAACGTCGGTGAGTCGGACAATGGTTTGATCCAGTTCGCAATGGGGTGCACCAACCTGCGGAAGCTGGAGCTGAGGAGCTGCTGCTTCAGCGAGCGAGCCCTGGCAGTCGCCGTTCTCCAGATGCCCTCGCTGAGGTACATATGGGTGCAGGGGTACAGGGCCTCTCCAACAGGACAGGACCTCCTGCTCATGGCCAGGCCCTTCTGGAACATCGAGTTTGCACCTCCCAGCCCCGAGAACGTATATCGGATGATGGCAGATGGACAGCCTTGTGTTGATAACCAAGCTCAGGTTCTTGCATACTACTCCCTGGCCGGAAGGAGGCCAGACTGCCCTCAGTGGCTGGTTACATTGCATCCTGCGTGA